DNA sequence from the Methylacidiphilum kamchatkense Kam1 genome:
AACCCCCGTTCAATGACAGCCATTTCAAGCTGATCGATTGTGTAACTGGCTGTTCTGTTCTCAAAGGTAGAGTTTAAGGTAATTTTAAGAGAATTTTCAATGCCGTTAGTATTTAAAGCATTCTTCCCTAAGCGGATGTTTACAACTTGGCCGCCTTTTATCTCTACTGATAAGCTGTTGGCTTTGGATAAAGAAAGGATAGATTTTTGAAAATTTCTTGCTTCAGATTCGGAAAGTATCATGTATGTAAACGGCTATTTAGTATTGTGATATTTCTAAATCTAGCAGGAACAGCTCCATGAGAAACTGGTGCAGATTGAGAAGGCTCTCCTTTCCCACAAAAAAGAGTCCCGCACAGTTTATATTCATCTTTGCCACAAATTCCATCACAGGATTTCCAAAAAGACTGGGTGTTTCCTTGGTAGATAACGTCTCGAAGCATTTGTCGGATCTCTCCATTTTTAATCTCATAAAAGAGTTGCCCACCAAATTGGAAATTATATCTTTGTTGATCGATGCTCCAACTTCCATCCCCCATTATATATATCCCATCTTCCACTCCTGAAATGAGATCCTTAAGTTGCTCCTTTTTTTCACTGGGGACAAGGGAAATATTGGGCATCCGCTGGATGGGAAAAAAATTATAGCTTTGGGCGTAACTGCAGCCGTTGGATTTTTCTTTGCCGATCCAATGTGCTTGTCCAATAGCCATTTGAAAGTTTTTAAGAATACCATTTTCTATGATAAGGAAATTTGACCAGCTAGAAGGAATCCCGTCGTCATCATATCCAACGGAAGCCAGTCCACCTGGCTGATTGCGATCGGCTCTAATGGTAACAATGGGGCTGGCAAAATCAAAATTGCCCAATTGGTCAACTTTTAGAAAAGAAGTCCCAGCATAGTTGGATTCAAGTCCCATAACCCTATCTAATTCGGTAGAATGACCTATGGTTTCGTGGATGGTTAACCAAAGATTGGTGGGATGGAGGACAAGGTCTTTTATTCCAGGTACAACAGGTTTTGCATGCAATTTTTCTTTGGCCTGATGGGTTGCTTCGACTACTTCACTCTCAAGGGCTTTTTTCTCAATAATTTCTAGGCCTCCAGATTTCGGAGGCTCAAAACTTGATCTGCTTTCAAATTTCCCTTCCTTTTTATCAACAACAGTAACGATAAACTTTGGATATGTTCTAAGGAATGTTTGTTCAATCCAGGAACCAACAGAGGAGGCATATATTCTAAGTTCTTTGTGAAATAAGAAGAAGGATCGACAAAAATCAGCCCCAGCTTTGATTGCCTTGTCATTGAGGTCGAGTAAAAACGATGTTTTTTCTTCTAGAGGCACCTCAAAAGGATCCATTAAAACATCTTGATGCCATTGTCCTTGGATTTGTGGCAATTTTTCTAATTCAACACGTCTTGAATTCAATTTGAGGCTTTGTTTTGCTAATTCAACGGCTTCCTTTGTTTTATCCGCAGCTTCGTTAGGATCAAGCAGATTCGAAGAAGCAAAACCCCATGTTCCTTCAAAAAGGACTCTAATACCCATTCCAGATTCAAAACTGCCTCCCAGTTCTTCGATTCTATTTTCTCTTGAAATAATTCTTTCTTTAAGGATCCAACAGATGCGTATATCAGAAAATTGACAACCATAGAGTCTAGCTGTATGGAGGGCTGATTCAGCAACAACTGTAGCTATTCTCCGGCTCTGGTCGTAACTCCAAAAAGCATCTGGAAGAGTGCCAGAAAAAACAGTGGGCATTTTTAAGGAAAGCAAGCTTCCTGCCAATCCTTTGATAAAGTTTCTTCTATCGCAGTTCAATGTAATCACCTCTTATATAGGAGTAATAGGCAGGCTATTCAACTTAAAAAAGAAATTAGCAAAGAGAAGATGTTCTTGACTTATAGTTTTTTGAAAGATTAGAATAATTCTTTTATGCATGATGCTGTGACCGAATGGATCTCCAACAATCGTGAAAAATTATTCCAATTTGTACAACACCTTATTCAAATCCCAACAATTAATCCACCTGGTAAGCAATATGCAGAAATGGTTGAGTACTTGGAGAGGAAACTGCAGCAGATTGGATTAGAGACAGAGATTGTAAGAGTACCTGATGCAATGGTAGAAAAGCAATTGGGAGAAGCCTTTCTTTCTTTTCCACGCTATAATCTTATAGCCCGATGGAATGCTAAGGCGCCCAAAACGGTCCTTTTTAATTCCCATTACGATGTTGTACCTGTTTCGGGAAAGTGGAAGCATGATCCTTTTCGGGGAGAAATAGACGATAAGTGGATTTATGGAAGAGGTTCTGCAGATATGAAAGGATCTCTTGCCGCAAGCATTTTTGCTGTGGAGGCATTAAAAACCTTAAAAATTGATCCGCTATATAATGTTCATTTTGCTCTTGTCGCTGATGAAGAAATTGGAGGAGAATTGGGTTCTGGGTTTGTGGTGAAAAATAAATTGGTTGAACCAGATTTTGTGGTCGTTTGTGAAGGAGGATCCGCAAAGAAAATAGGGATAGGACATAATGGAATTCTTCAACTGAATATAAGGGTCTTAGGGACTTCAACGCACACGGCGTATCAGCAAAAGGCAGTTAATTCGTTTTTAGAAACGGTCCATTTGGTTGAATTTTTGGAAGGATTTTTTAAGAAAATTTTGGCAGATCCAAAAAGGGGCTATGTGGCTCCTTCGAAAGAAAAACTAAAGCCTATTGTTAATATAGGAGGGGTGGTTAGTTCTGGTCCTGGCTCAAAAGTTAACATTGTCTCTTCAGAGACAACTTTCACAATTGACCGTAGATTGACTCCATCGGAAAAGATGGATCGAGTCGAGAGCGAGATTAGGGAAGCTATAGAAAAATGGGCAAAGAAAAGAGGAACGAAGGTAAAAATCGAAATTATCCACAAAACCGAACCTTGCGCTCTTGGGTATAATTCAAGCTTTACGAAATCATTTAAATCGGCTGTTGAAAAAATAAAAGGAGGCAAAGCAACTTTTACTGTCAACAGAGGAGCAACTGATATGCATTTTTTTGTAAAGGCCAACAATTGCGAAGCAATTGGATACGGAGTCGATGGTAAAGATATCCATGCGATAGATGAGAAAACTTCTCTTGAGGATCTTGTTGAAACGACGCAAGTTTATGCGACCTTCCTTTCTTCTCCATTATCTTGAGCCAGTTTTTGGTTATTAAAGAAAAGAAACAGGGGCTTTTATTACTTTCTCTTATGGCGTTAATGACTTAAGGTTATTGCACCCGTCGGGACTTGAACCCAAAGCCTTCGGCTCCGGAGGCCGACGCTCTATCCAGTTGAGCTACGGGTGCCGTTGATTTCTTGAAAGGAGCAGCCGCTAGGGAAAATCTTTGAGAAAAAAGAGCCTGGCTCAGTTATTAGGATGCTCCATAGGAGACTCAGCTTCTGAATTTTTTTCTCTTAAACGGTTTTTTCTTGCTAGATAATCTTCTACAAGCATGATTTGATCTTTTCCGGTTCTTTTAATCATTTTCAGAAGCTGATCCATGACCGTAACTTCTTCGAGTTGTTCTTTAACGAACCATTGAAGAAAATTATCTGACGTAAAGTCTCTTTCCTCTTTGGCTAATCGAACTAGATCATGAATTTCTTTCGTAACGGCTATTTCTCTCTCTAGGGATAAGCTGATAGCAGATTCTGGATCTTTAAAAGAAGAATCTACTGCTCCTATTGCTGGAATGCTGACAGGAATATCATTATCAATTAAAAATTTTATAAATTTTAGAGCATGTTGACGTTCCTCATCGGCTTGTTTGAAAAAAAAAGCTGAAAGTTCTGGAAGAGCTTCTATTTCGAAATAAGAACCGATAGCAAGATACAGAACGAAAGCCTGAAATTCACTGCCGATTTGTTGATATAAAGAAGGAACTATCTTTTGGCTTATAAGCATACCTATCATCTAAATATAATTGATAGAAAAGGAAAGAAAAAAAAAAAACTTCCCAAAACTTTTACTCATTGAATGGGATTAGTTGATTTTTTTTAAAAATTCTTCTGTGAATTTCCTATAGCTAATGCAGCCTATGCTATTGGGATCGTAAAGAGTAATGGGCTTTCCATAGCTTGGAGCTTCCGCTAGTCGGACTGTTCTGGGAATAATTGTATCAAATACAAGCTTGGGAATATGTTTGCGGACATCTTCAACAACTTGTTGACTTAAGTTTGTTCTGCTATCATACATGGTCATCAGTATTCCTAAAATATTGGGGGCTGCTGAAACCAGTTTTTTAAGGTTATCAAGCAATTGAAACATTTTTGCCAATCCTTCTAAAGCGTAGTATTCGCATTGAATAGGGATGATTAGCCAATCAGCAGCTACCATCGAGTTGACCATAAGTAATCCTAAGGCAGGGGGACAATCAAGAATGACATACTGATAGGTTGTTCCAATAAGGGATTCTCTAAAGATTTTTCTAAAAACAGAAAAAGATTCGATTGGGTCATGTTGTTGATTTTCCCAGTTGGCTAATTCTAAATTTGCTGGGATAAGGTCCAAATTCATGTAAGGAGTAGAAATAATCTGGTCTTTTAAAAGTTGTTCGCCAATTAAAACAGGAAATAAGCTTTTTCCAGAATCAAGGGAAAACCCTACTCCACTCGTAGCATTGGATTGGGGGTCTACATCGACTAGCAGCGTCGAGTATCCCTTTTCGGCTAAACAAGCTGAAAGGTTGATAGCTGTTGTAGTTTTCCCTACTCCTCCTTTTTGGTTTGCAATCGAAATAAATTTCATTGTCCATTTGTTCAATTATTATTAATAAAAGAAACTAAGCTAACATTCTTGTTGAATTTGAGCTAAAATAAAATTGAATTTTAGCTAATTTCCTTTGTCTTTTCTTTATCTGCTTTATGTAGGAAAATGGATTAACTTGACATTTTTTATAATGTTTTAATATTAAAATTTCTTTTTCATGATCAAGGTTGAAAATCTGGTAAAAACGTATTCGGGTTATACGGCACTTCAGGGAATTAGTTTTGAAGTAAAAAAGGGAGAAATTGTCGGATTCCTTGGTCCTAATGGGGCAGGGAAGACGACGACCATGCGTATTTTATCTTGTTACCTCCCTCCAACAAGTGGAAAAGTAGAAGTAGCCGGCTTTGATGTTCTTCAGAAGCCTTTGGAGGTTAAGAAAAGAGTAGGGTACATGCCAGAAAATGTTCCCCTATATACGGATTTAAGAGTAAATGAGTATCTAAGGTATAGAGCTAAACTCAAGGGGATTAGGGGCTCAATGCTCAATGAAAGGGTACAATCTGTTTTAAAACTTTGCCATATTGAAGATGTCGCTTCAAGCATGATTGGAAATTTATCCAAAGGGTATCGACAAAGAGTAGGCCTTGCAGATGCCTTGGTGCATGATCCAGAATTGTTGATTTTAGATGAGCCAACTATTGGCTTGGATCCCAATCAGATTAGATCTGTCAGGGAATTAATTCGGAGTTTGGGCCAACATCATACCATCATCTTATCCTCTCATATTTTGAGCGAAGTCGAGGCCGTATGTAGCAGAGTTTTAATTATAAATAAGGGTAAAATAGAAGCTGCGGATACTCCTGAGAATCTCTCAAAACTTGTTAGAGGTGGAAGCATTGGAGCGATTCGACTTGAAATCCTTTGTAAGCCTTCTGTGGGGAAGGAAGCATTCGAACGGTTGGAGGAGGTTGAGGAAGTAGAAATTGTTGAAGAATATCCAGGAGGATGGGTGATTCTACAGATATGGCCTAAACCTGGAAATGATATCAGAGATGGAGTTTATAATGTGATTCAGAAAAATGGTTGGAAAATAAGAGAAATGTCAAGAATAAGAGCAACCTTGGAGGATATTTTTGTCGAATTAACACAAGATTGAAACAGCTAACTTTCTGTAGAAAAGGTTTTGGTAATAGGTGGTTGTTCTAAAAACAGTGAATAAAAAAAAATCTTTTTTGAATATATTTTTTTGGATGAGGAAGCGTTATGGCTCTTTTGACATTATTTCAAAGAGAAATGAAAAGCTACTTTGTTTCTCCAGTAGCTTATATCCTTCTATTTTCTTGTTCTTTGATCAATGGAGCTAGTTTTGTTTTTTGGCTCAACTACCTTTCGATCAATAATATCAAAGAATTTACTCTTTTGCAGGCTTGCATGAACGCCTTTTTTTTCTGGTTTTTGCTCCTTGTTCAAGTACCCGTTTTAACGATGCGATCTTTTGCTGAAGAATACAAATTGGGCACCATTGAAATGATTCTAACTGCCCCTGTGAGGGAATGGGAATTAGTGCTATCCAAGTTTTTAGGCTCTGTTTGTTTCTTTGCTGTTCTTTGGATGCCAATGGCATTGTATTTAGCAGTATTGCGGATAGTTTATGGACATCCCCTTGGGATGAGTGTAGGGATGATTGTTCTTCCTTTCCTAATGCTCCTTCTTATTGGAATGTTCTTCATATCGATTGGCCTTTTTGTTTCATCCCTTACGAAAAATCAGATTATTGCTGCCATTCTTTCTTTTGCCCTTATTTTCCTCATTTTCTCATTAAGTTTTTTGATTTATTTGGGAATTGGTGGGCAAACAAGGGAAATGATTTCTTATCTTTCATTTTTGGATCAAATGGATACTTTTTCGCGGGGTATTTTCGATTCTAGACCCGTAGTTTTATTGGGTTCAGCTACTTTCTTTTTCCTTTTTCTTACAGAAAAAATTTTGGAATGGAGAAGGCTCAGAGAATGATAAGGAAAAAAATGGAAAAATAAGCTTGGGAAGGCAGCTATGAAAGGAGTCACGGTGTCTCATCCTTTGAGATTTCAGCTTAGGATCAATAACATACTGACCATTTTATTGATGTTTGCCATAGTTTGGATAGTCAATTATTTGGGATATAAATATTATTATCGCAAGGACTTCTCCAAAGGGGGTATGTATACGCTTTCTTCCAAAACAATTAATGTTTTGAAGTCTTTACCGGAGCCAGTTAAAATTATCGTTTGTCTAACAAACTCAAAGCTTCAATCCGATATAGACAACCTCCTGAAGGAATATAAATATTATGGGGGCAACAAAATCATTATAGAGCATATCGATCCGGCATTAAATCTTGAAAGAGCGGAAGCACTAGCCAAAAGACTTAAATTTGATTTACAAGAAAATGTTATTATTTTCGAATACAAAAATTTTCATAAGTTTGTAAATGATAATCAACTAGTTGAGTATGATAATTCGGTAGCGATGTTTGGCCAATCCCCTTCCATTAAAGCATTTAAAGGGGAACAACAATTTACAGCAGCTATTTTATCTGTAGTAGAAGGGAAGCCGTCTAAGGTATACTTTTTGACAGGGCATGGGGAAAGAAATATAGACAATTACAATCAACCGGGAGGCTATGGGATTATTGCAACACAAATTCGTAAGGAAAATATGGAACCACTGACCCTGAATTTGCTGGAAAGTGGGGCTGTTCCAGAAGATGCTGCAGTTGTGGTCGTTGCTGGACCCAAAAATCCTCTCTCTCCTTCTGAAATCCAGGCCATAACCCATTACTTGGATTCCAAAGGCAAATTAATAGTTCTTGAAGGCTCAAACTCCAATTCAGGCTTAGAACCCTTGCTGTCAAAATACGGAATAATCTTTCAAAATGATAAAGTAGTTGCAATTGGAAGGCTAGTTGGAGGCCTTGGAGGAGAAATGCTGATCGATAAAGCAGCAGGGACCCATTTTGCCGATCATCCTGCGGTAAAGCCAATGATTGGCTATACCCTTCAGCTGCCTGATTGCCGCTCCATTGCCTTGTCGACGGATTCTTCTAATCCTAATGTCAAGAAAGTCACAGCCTTAGTAAAAACTCCAGAGGGATTTTGGGGTGAGGTGAATTGGAAAGAAGAAGAAAGACCCAAATATGACCCAGGGGTTGATATTCCTGGTCCTCTGATTTTAGCTGCTGTTTATGACGGTGGTGAAGTTCCTGGCAAGGAAGGGATTCATGTTTTCGGAACAAGGATTGCAGCCGTTGGATCTTCCTCCTTTCTTGCCAATCAGAATATAAAACCTGATGGGGTTGATTTTTTCATTAACTTGTTAAATTGGATGCTCCAGAAAGAAATGGCCCTAGGGATTGCTCCAAAATCTGTTCAGGAATTTGGATTAAGCATTCCAGCTTCCCAAAGACAGACCGTTGCTATGATTTGCTTGGTTACCATTCCTTTTGCATTTTTGGTACTTGGGGTAGGGATGTATTTTTCTAGAAGAAGATGACCAAAGACAACGAGAAAGAAGATGAAAAATTTTCGTTCAACCCTCATCCTATCTATCATTGTTGCTTTGTTGACTGGGTATATTTATTTTTTGACAAGGGTAAGAAGTCTACAGAAGAAAGACAAAGAACAGAAAATGAACTTTTTCATATTGAAGCAGGTGAAATAAACTGGTTGCAGATTAAATCTCCTGGTGAATCCGTTACCTTGGAGAAAAAAGAAAACCAATGGAAGATAACCTCTCCAATTCATGCTGATGCTGATGAAAGGACAATCGATCGGTATCTGATTGATCTTCAATATTTAGAAGTGCGAAGGAAAATTCCCCAGAATGAGATTCCTAATGGCGACATATTAAAACAATGGGGATTTTCTAATCCATCTCTAGAAATCTATTTTAAAACTTCAAAAGAAACACACAGTTTGATTGTTGGTCGGAAAACAGCTGTAAGCGAATTGGTTTATGCGAAAACCTCCACAGGATCCAATGGCCCAATTTATTTAATTAGTTCTAGTATGGCAGAGTCTTTAAAGAAAGGTTTAGATGATTTGCGCAGTCGGGTTGTTTTTCATTTTAATCAGTTTTCGATCGACAAATGCGGGATTAGACAACTCAATGGTCCTTCCTTTTCTGATTATATAGTTTTAAAGAAAGGAAAGCAGTGGGAACTTCAAAAACCTGTTATGGCAAGGGCTGATGGGAGCAAATTAGAGGATTGGTTTAATGAATTGCATTCGCTTCGTATCGACAAGTTTATCGCTGATGATGGGTCCAACCTTAATCAATACGGATTAGATAGTCCAAGATATCAAATTTGGATCGATCAGTCAGATAAGAAGGAGGAAGAGAAACTTTTGGTTGGTAATTCCTTGCCGTCAGATCCAAAGGAGCTATATGCGAAAATGGCTTCGAGTAATTCAGTCTTTACGATCCAAGCAGATGCAGTCAATAAGATCGTACAGAATTTTTCAGATATTCGTGACAAGCATGTGTTTCCTGCTTTTTCAGAAGAGCAGGTTGAAAAGATATGGTTTCGGAACAAAGACCTCAAATTGGTTTATGTGAAAAAAGGCAGTGATTGGCAAAATGAAGAAACTGAGAAAGGACTTGCCAACAAAAATAAGGTTAATGAGTTTATCGATGTATTGCGTAATTTGGAAGCCAAAGACATTAAACAAGAACAGATGGAGGTAAAAGGTTATGGTTTGGAAAATCCCCAAGAGGATATAGAAATTGAATTTAATCCTGGACTAACCACCGATAAATCTCAGCGGATAGAGCTTTATTTAGGGAAAGATGAAAATGGATTAATCTATGCCAAAAACTCTATTGAACCTTTTGTTTATGCTATTAAAGATTCATTTATCAAAACACTCCCTAAAGATCCATGGGATTGGAAGGATCTATCGATTATCCAATTGGATCCCCAAGAAATATCTCAATGGGATGTCATCTCTGGGAATCAATCTTTTACGGTACAGAGAAAAGATGGGAAGTTTATAACCACAGGCATATCTGGACTGGATGAAGAGAAAGCCAAAGATTGCCTTGAGTTGTTAGCGCATCTAAAAGCGGTGAGGTGGGTTGGGCCTCCTTCTCAAGGGATGGAACTTTCCAAGCCCCAAACCAAAATTACAATCCATGCCAAAAAGAACTACGTTGTACTTATTGGAGTTGCTTCGCCGACTGGTGGCAGGTATGCTCTCTTGGAAGGCAATCCGATTGCCTTCGAATTAGAGGATTCAGTTTATAAGAGGCTGGTAGAACCATTACATACAAAAACTACGGTACAGCAAGCTATGCCTCAAGCAGCAAAATAGGCTTAGGCTATATTATTCATGATAAGACACATAAATCAAAGGGTGAGGAACACAACTGGTTGATGCTCAGGAAGGAGGCGTTGATTCTTCTTCAGCTTTTTGGAGTTCTTGATATTTCTTTATGCTTTTAAAAACTAAAATATAGGATATTGCTGCCAAAGGCAATCCTATGATCAAAGAGCCTATGAACATTGGCCATCCTAAATTATAAATCTCCTGCCAACTTATTAATTGTTTGAGTTCTAGATGTTGGAGTTTGGATAGTGTCTTATTAAATTGATGGCTATTTTGACCAAGCACAATTAACCCAATTTTGTATTCAAGCCACATTAATCCAGGAACGAAAGGCAAAGCAATATCATGGGCAGCAACACCAACAGCTGCTGCAACTTTACTAACCCGAAGCAGCCAAGCTGTTACAATAGCTAAAATCGTTTTAAATCCCCAAAAAGGAGTAAATCCATAAAAG
Encoded proteins:
- a CDS encoding TldD/PmbA family protein — its product is MNCDRRNFIKGLAGSLLSLKMPTVFSGTLPDAFWSYDQSRRIATVVAESALHTARLYGCQFSDIRICWILKERIISRENRIEELGGSFESGMGIRVLFEGTWGFASSNLLDPNEAADKTKEAVELAKQSLKLNSRRVELEKLPQIQGQWHQDVLMDPFEVPLEEKTSFLLDLNDKAIKAGADFCRSFFLFHKELRIYASSVGSWIEQTFLRTYPKFIVTVVDKKEGKFESRSSFEPPKSGGLEIIEKKALESEVVEATHQAKEKLHAKPVVPGIKDLVLHPTNLWLTIHETIGHSTELDRVMGLESNYAGTSFLKVDQLGNFDFASPIVTIRADRNQPGGLASVGYDDDGIPSSWSNFLIIENGILKNFQMAIGQAHWIGKEKSNGCSYAQSYNFFPIQRMPNISLVPSEKKEQLKDLISGVEDGIYIMGDGSWSIDQQRYNFQFGGQLFYEIKNGEIRQMLRDVIYQGNTQSFWKSCDGICGKDEYKLCGTLFCGKGEPSQSAPVSHGAVPARFRNITILNSRLHT
- a CDS encoding M20 family metallopeptidase codes for the protein MHDAVTEWISNNREKLFQFVQHLIQIPTINPPGKQYAEMVEYLERKLQQIGLETEIVRVPDAMVEKQLGEAFLSFPRYNLIARWNAKAPKTVLFNSHYDVVPVSGKWKHDPFRGEIDDKWIYGRGSADMKGSLAASIFAVEALKTLKIDPLYNVHFALVADEEIGGELGSGFVVKNKLVEPDFVVVCEGGSAKKIGIGHNGILQLNIRVLGTSTHTAYQQKAVNSFLETVHLVEFLEGFFKKILADPKRGYVAPSKEKLKPIVNIGGVVSSGPGSKVNIVSSETTFTIDRRLTPSEKMDRVESEIREAIEKWAKKRGTKVKIEIIHKTEPCALGYNSSFTKSFKSAVEKIKGGKATFTVNRGATDMHFFVKANNCEAIGYGVDGKDIHAIDEKTSLEDLVETTQVYATFLSSPLS
- a CDS encoding ferritin, which produces MLISQKIVPSLYQQIGSEFQAFVLYLAIGSYFEIEALPELSAFFFKQADEERQHALKFIKFLIDNDIPVSIPAIGAVDSSFKDPESAISLSLEREIAVTKEIHDLVRLAKEERDFTSDNFLQWFVKEQLEEVTVMDQLLKMIKRTGKDQIMLVEDYLARKNRLREKNSEAESPMEHPNN
- a CDS encoding ParA family protein, encoding MKFISIANQKGGVGKTTTAINLSACLAEKGYSTLLVDVDPQSNATSGVGFSLDSGKSLFPVLIGEQLLKDQIISTPYMNLDLIPANLELANWENQQHDPIESFSVFRKIFRESLIGTTYQYVILDCPPALGLLMVNSMVAADWLIIPIQCEYYALEGLAKMFQLLDNLKKLVSAAPNILGILMTMYDSRTNLSQQVVEDVRKHIPKLVFDTIIPRTVRLAEAPSYGKPITLYDPNSIGCISYRKFTEEFLKKIN
- a CDS encoding ABC transporter ATP-binding protein, producing the protein MIKVENLVKTYSGYTALQGISFEVKKGEIVGFLGPNGAGKTTTMRILSCYLPPTSGKVEVAGFDVLQKPLEVKKRVGYMPENVPLYTDLRVNEYLRYRAKLKGIRGSMLNERVQSVLKLCHIEDVASSMIGNLSKGYRQRVGLADALVHDPELLILDEPTIGLDPNQIRSVRELIRSLGQHHTIILSSHILSEVEAVCSRVLIINKGKIEAADTPENLSKLVRGGSIGAIRLEILCKPSVGKEAFERLEEVEEVEIVEEYPGGWVILQIWPKPGNDIRDGVYNVIQKNGWKIREMSRIRATLEDIFVELTQD
- a CDS encoding ABC transporter permease; the encoded protein is MKSYFVSPVAYILLFSCSLINGASFVFWLNYLSINNIKEFTLLQACMNAFFFWFLLLVQVPVLTMRSFAEEYKLGTIEMILTAPVREWELVLSKFLGSVCFFAVLWMPMALYLAVLRIVYGHPLGMSVGMIVLPFLMLLLIGMFFISIGLFVSSLTKNQIIAAILSFALIFLIFSLSFLIYLGIGGQTREMISYLSFLDQMDTFSRGIFDSRPVVLLGSATFFFLFLTEKILEWRRLRE
- a CDS encoding GldG family protein, whose amino-acid sequence is MKGVTVSHPLRFQLRINNILTILLMFAIVWIVNYLGYKYYYRKDFSKGGMYTLSSKTINVLKSLPEPVKIIVCLTNSKLQSDIDNLLKEYKYYGGNKIIIEHIDPALNLERAEALAKRLKFDLQENVIIFEYKNFHKFVNDNQLVEYDNSVAMFGQSPSIKAFKGEQQFTAAILSVVEGKPSKVYFLTGHGERNIDNYNQPGGYGIIATQIRKENMEPLTLNLLESGAVPEDAAVVVVAGPKNPLSPSEIQAITHYLDSKGKLIVLEGSNSNSGLEPLLSKYGIIFQNDKVVAIGRLVGGLGGEMLIDKAAGTHFADHPAVKPMIGYTLQLPDCRSIALSTDSSNPNVKKVTALVKTPEGFWGEVNWKEEERPKYDPGVDIPGPLILAAVYDGGEVPGKEGIHVFGTRIAAVGSSSFLANQNIKPDGVDFFINLLNWMLQKEMALGIAPKSVQEFGLSIPASQRQTVAMICLVTIPFAFLVLGVGMYFSRRR
- a CDS encoding DUF4340 domain-containing protein, yielding MTKDNEKEDEKFSFNPHPIYHCCFVDWVYLFFDKGKKSTEERQRTENELFHIEAGEINWLQIKSPGESVTLEKKENQWKITSPIHADADERTIDRYLIDLQYLEVRRKIPQNEIPNGDILKQWGFSNPSLEIYFKTSKETHSLIVGRKTAVSELVYAKTSTGSNGPIYLISSSMAESLKKGLDDLRSRVVFHFNQFSIDKCGIRQLNGPSFSDYIVLKKGKQWELQKPVMARADGSKLEDWFNELHSLRIDKFIADDGSNLNQYGLDSPRYQIWIDQSDKKEEEKLLVGNSLPSDPKELYAKMASSNSVFTIQADAVNKIVQNFSDIRDKHVFPAFSEEQVEKIWFRNKDLKLVYVKKGSDWQNEETEKGLANKNKVNEFIDVLRNLEAKDIKQEQMEVKGYGLENPQEDIEIEFNPGLTTDKSQRIELYLGKDENGLIYAKNSIEPFVYAIKDSFIKTLPKDPWDWKDLSIIQLDPQEISQWDVISGNQSFTVQRKDGKFITTGISGLDEEKAKDCLELLAHLKAVRWVGPPSQGMELSKPQTKITIHAKKNYVVLIGVASPTGGRYALLEGNPIAFELEDSVYKRLVEPLHTKTTVQQAMPQAAK
- a CDS encoding DUF2062 domain-containing protein — translated: MGKSSEGVIKSQPKKKNLLSYVSNHFKKSHTILRKLPVSAHSIALGFAIGVFYGFTPFWGFKTILAIVTAWLLRVSKVAAAVGVAAHDIALPFVPGLMWLEYKIGLIVLGQNSHQFNKTLSKLQHLELKQLISWQEIYNLGWPMFIGSLIIGLPLAAISYILVFKSIKKYQELQKAEEESTPPS